The nucleotide window TCTTCCCACCAGTAGATGGTGTACAGTGTTAACATTGCTCGTAAGATGCTGCTCATGTTCCAGACGTCAAACCAATTGTTTTCCAAATGGCGGCCTTCATGTCAAGTGAAGGAAAAGAACGGATTATATTCGCACAATTAGAAGCACTTAAGGAAATAAGGTTTGCAAATATTCCTTCTTCTTAAACCtgtttaattttgttatttaaaaaatgtattaacATCCTATTGCAGACAGAAGACGCTGAGTTTGGAGCGCCTCAAACAACGCTTGCTACAAGAGGTGAAGGCTGCtgaaaatgaagagaaaaatttAGGCGAATTTCGCCAAGAAATGGAGCTTTTACTCCAAGAAAAAATGGCACACGTGGAAGAACTTCGGCAGATCCATGCAGATATTAATGCGGTAAattaatatttgttttttaaggtTTTCCAATTGTCCTTtcttttcacatttttcttgCAGCTGAACTGAAACTTGTGCGCAGAAAAATtagtttatttattaaaatcattgaaattcatttttgtgcATTCTCCCATAATCTTAATAGATGGAGTCAGTGATCAAACAGGCAGAAGATGCCCGTAATAAAGCAGTGGAGGTGGCCCGGCATTTGTATAATGAGTATCGCCCAATGAAAGCTGAAGTAGATAGGACTCGCCGTGAGTGTTTGGGATTAGACACTCTTCCAGATTTGCAGGAAGAAGATGGGAATCACATTCCTCCAGGGTACAACCTctggtaaattttttaaacattttcttaAAATCTTGTGTTAGGTTCTTTGAAAAACCAAAGCTTGAGTGGATGCCAGAGAGGGAAGATTCAACTCCATCTGCTTTGGCCAGTCTAACCATGACTGCTGCTGGGGTGGGATCTGGAGGGCATCAGAGTGTAGGTAGTGGTTTTCTGCCTCCACCTCCTCCCCAAGCTCCACTTGTAATGGGGAACAGCAATAGAGGAGAAGCGCGAAATCTGGCTCCTCCGCCAGGATCAGCCGGACCATCGCCAGCCTTTCGTCAGCAACCGCCGCCAATGAAGTCGTGCATGTCCTGTCATCAGCAAATTCATCGCAATGCTCCCATTTGCCCATTGTGTAAGGCAAAGTCACGCTCACGTAATCCTaaaaaaccaaagaagaaagagtgAAGCATAGTAATTTATAATGACCGAAAAATCGTGTCGATAAGCTTTCAcggattctttttttaatgctgTCGACATGCTCCACTTCCTAGAAGATTTGGATTCTTCGCCgtcatttctttcttcctgCCCTCTTTGAATCTCGTATTGTTCGACGTTGTGCCAAGCTGATCCTCCATTTCGGTCAGTTAATCGTCCCGCATCTTTTCTGTAACTTTTCAAA belongs to Daphnia magna isolate NIES linkage group LG1, ASM2063170v1.1, whole genome shotgun sequence and includes:
- the LOC116925935 gene encoding zinc finger C4H2 domain-containing protein gives rise to the protein MAAFMSSEGKERIIFAQLEALKEIRQKTLSLERLKQRLLQEVKAAENEEKNLGEFRQEMELLLQEKMAHVEELRQIHADINAMESVIKQAEDARNKAVEVARHLYNEYRPMKAEVDRTRRECLGLDTLPDLQEEDGNHIPPGFFEKPKLEWMPEREDSTPSALASLTMTAAGVGSGGHQSVGSGFLPPPPPQAPLVMGNSNRGEARNLAPPPGSAGPSPAFRQQPPPMKSCMSCHQQIHRNAPICPLCKAKSRSRNPKKPKKKE